In Streptococcus parasuis, the following proteins share a genomic window:
- a CDS encoding DUF3169 family protein: MKQGKQITTKQRWIRNISYLLISAICGGFVGFFGVLNEKFGLPSFLNFDNVMIFLRFVTFVIFVGTVYFGLKANQNYKLYHSISDEDEEHVDKLYKKMYRNLEYATISFNVAVSLTLLNLVLGFGVTFLEESAVMYGSILDVVFYVILLISQIFIVKLTQKIRDYKLSAFATVKEMKDFAEAMDEGEKQANYEMSFQIVFTLNQIVLPGLYLFLFVLSMLLQERQITAFLVVAFLHIYINVMQVRMVRRYFK; the protein is encoded by the coding sequence ATGAAACAGGGGAAACAGATTACAACAAAACAAAGATGGATAAGGAATATTTCTTATTTGCTTATTTCAGCCATTTGTGGTGGTTTTGTGGGCTTCTTTGGAGTGCTAAATGAAAAATTTGGCCTACCGTCATTTCTAAACTTTGATAATGTTATGATTTTTTTACGATTCGTTACTTTTGTAATTTTCGTTGGAACTGTATACTTTGGTCTTAAAGCTAATCAAAATTATAAACTTTATCATTCCATTTCAGATGAGGATGAAGAACATGTTGACAAACTATATAAAAAAATGTATCGTAACCTAGAGTACGCGACCATTTCATTCAATGTAGCTGTATCATTGACATTGTTAAATTTGGTTTTAGGATTCGGAGTCACTTTCTTAGAAGAGAGTGCGGTTATGTATGGGTCCATTCTTGACGTAGTTTTCTATGTTATCCTTCTCATCTCTCAGATTTTTATTGTGAAACTTACTCAGAAAATTCGTGATTATAAGTTGTCGGCTTTTGCTACGGTAAAAGAGATGAAAGACTTTGCTGAGGCAATGGACGAAGGTGAGAAGCAAGCCAACTACGAAATGAGTTTCCAGATTGTTTTTACTCTTAATCAAATTGTGTTACCAGGTTTGTATCTATTCCTATTTGTACTTAGCATGCTATTGCAGGAACGACAAATTACAGCATTTCTAGTTGTTGCCTTTCTTCACATTTACATCAATGTCATGCAGGTTCGCATGGTCCGTCGTTACTTTAAATAA
- a CDS encoding helix-turn-helix transcriptional regulator: MEYVLKNRLKELRARDSLNQTELAKLAEVSRQTISLIERGEYTPSVVIAMRIAQIFNENVENVFQLVEVEE, encoded by the coding sequence ATGGAATATGTCTTAAAAAATCGGCTCAAGGAATTGCGAGCCAGAGATAGTCTCAATCAGACAGAGCTAGCAAAGTTAGCAGAAGTATCACGGCAGACCATTAGCTTGATTGAACGGGGCGAATATACGCCCTCGGTGGTCATTGCCATGCGCATAGCACAAATTTTTAATGAAAATGTGGAAAATGTCTTTCAATTAGTGGAGGTAGAAGAATGA